The following are encoded together in the Vigna angularis cultivar LongXiaoDou No.4 chromosome 9, ASM1680809v1, whole genome shotgun sequence genome:
- the LOC108319211 gene encoding uncharacterized protein LOC108319211, with amino-acid sequence MLLDIDLNAPYENSHSLQTVTPVINGNKPLPNHETQHGSNNQVHAKFPTFPLDIDLNIPYNEASMVDSKEDATQHDSNHGGNKEELLTKVTDFDLNIPYIDSTVNDNEASNKGLINGGTQHVSNNGANEEDRDKFIQGRANLSFMPIDIDLNTSYVDNEASVMDE; translated from the exons ATGCTTCTGGATATTGATTTGAATGCTCCCTATGAAAATTCTCATTCTCTTCAAACTGTAACACCTGTCATCAACGGTAACAAACCACTTCCTAACCATGAAACACAACATGGTTCAAACAATCAAG TGCATGCAAAATTTCCAACCTTTCCTTTGGATATTGATCTCAACATCCCTTACAATGAAGCATCCATGGTGGATTCCAAGGAAGATGCAACCCAACATGATTCAAACCATGGAGGAAATAAAGAAGAATTATTGACAAAAGTAACAG ATTTTGATCTCAACATTCCATACATTGATTCCACTGTGAATGACAACGAAGCATCCAACAAAGGACTGATCAATGGTGGAACCCAACATGTCTCAAACAATGGAGCCAATGAAGAAGATAGAGACAAATTCATTCAAG GACGTGCAAACCTGTCATTCATGCCTATAGACATTGATCTGAACACCTCATATGTTGATAATGAAGCCTCAGTGATGGACGAGTGA